A region from the [Chlorobium] sp. 445 genome encodes:
- a CDS encoding AsnC family transcriptional regulator, with the protein MSWHLDKIDLKLIEMLSEDGRMRRSELAEAVGLSIPSVSERLEKLEARGVIRGFTTIVDLKKLGYDIIAFIRITMDSSKHYASLIQHVQKEDEITECYSITGEGSHLIKAVVSDTGALEQLLARIQSWTGVTGTQTSIVLSEIKKSNRINSQKAMKSLEHSKSASGL; encoded by the coding sequence ATGTCTTGGCATCTAGATAAGATTGATCTAAAACTCATTGAAATGCTCTCAGAGGATGGTCGGATGCGGCGCAGCGAACTTGCAGAAGCTGTCGGGCTTTCAATTCCTTCGGTGAGTGAGCGTTTGGAAAAGCTCGAGGCACGTGGCGTGATTAGAGGGTTTACAACGATTGTCGACCTCAAAAAATTAGGCTACGATATCATTGCGTTCATTCGCATTACAATGGATTCCTCAAAGCACTACGCTTCACTGATTCAACACGTTCAAAAAGAAGATGAAATTACAGAATGCTACTCCATCACAGGTGAAGGTTCGCATCTGATTAAAGCCGTAGTGTCTGACACAGGTGCCCTCGAACAACTTCTTGCTCGCATCCAATCTTGGACAGGTGTTACAGGTACGCAGACCAGCATTGTATTGAGTGAAATCAAGAAGTCGAACCGCATCAACTCACAGAAAGCCATGAAAAGTTTGGAGCACAGCAAAAGTGCCAGCGGGCTATGA
- a CDS encoding chaperonin has product MQTITDKFIIIGDRVLIKPKTDERTRGGLYLPPGVHEKEKIQSGYVLKTGPGYAVAPPQDADEPWKEVARKPQYIPLQAMEGDLAIYLQNLSHEIEFEGEKYVILPHSAILLLIREDFNND; this is encoded by the coding sequence ATGCAGACAATTACGGATAAATTTATCATCATCGGCGATCGTGTGCTAATTAAGCCCAAAACGGATGAGCGCACACGCGGAGGATTGTATTTGCCTCCAGGTGTACACGAAAAAGAAAAAATTCAAAGTGGGTATGTGCTGAAGACGGGACCAGGCTATGCGGTAGCACCGCCACAAGATGCTGATGAACCGTGGAAAGAGGTGGCCAGAAAGCCACAGTACATCCCGCTGCAAGCCATGGAAGGCGACCTTGCGATTTATCTGCAAAACCTCTCGCATGAAATTGAGTTTGAAGGTGAAAAATATGTCATTCTGCCGCATTCGGCTATTCTTCTGCTGATTCGTGAAGATTTTAACAACGACTAA
- a CDS encoding quinolinate synthase, with product MDVALSDELKVSAKQDLFAEIERLKKEMNAVILAHYYQEPDIQDVADFLGDSLQLAQAAKKTNAEVIVFAGVHFMAETAKILNPEKTVLLPDLNASCSLAESCPPALFAKFKAMHPDAVVVSYINCTAEIKAMSDIICTSSNAEKIVQSIPDDKPIIFAPDKNLGAYIMKKLNRPMILWQGTCFVHESFSERKLIGLKTAYPKAKVIAHPECEDSVLSHADFIGSTRALLDYAVKSEDEIFLVATETGILHEMKKRAPNKQFIPVLFEEKKGCACNECPYMKLNTLEKLYLCMKNRAPELTMPEDLRLRALKPLERMLEISA from the coding sequence ATGGATGTTGCGTTAAGTGATGAGCTCAAGGTTTCAGCAAAGCAAGATTTGTTTGCAGAAATTGAGCGGCTCAAAAAAGAAATGAATGCTGTCATCTTAGCGCATTATTACCAAGAGCCAGACATTCAAGACGTGGCAGACTTCTTAGGCGATAGTCTGCAACTGGCTCAAGCTGCTAAGAAAACAAACGCCGAAGTTATTGTCTTTGCAGGTGTGCATTTCATGGCAGAGACAGCTAAAATTCTCAATCCAGAGAAAACGGTACTGTTACCTGACCTGAATGCCAGCTGCTCACTTGCAGAGAGTTGCCCGCCTGCACTTTTTGCCAAGTTCAAAGCAATGCACCCCGATGCTGTAGTTGTAAGCTACATTAACTGCACGGCAGAAATTAAAGCCATGTCAGATATCATCTGCACCTCGTCAAATGCAGAAAAAATTGTGCAGAGCATTCCTGATGATAAGCCAATTATTTTTGCTCCCGATAAAAATCTGGGCGCTTACATAATGAAAAAGCTCAATCGCCCAATGATTCTTTGGCAAGGCACATGCTTTGTGCATGAATCATTTTCGGAGCGAAAATTAATTGGTCTGAAAACAGCCTACCCGAAAGCCAAAGTCATCGCCCACCCTGAATGTGAAGACTCAGTGCTGTCGCACGCAGATTTTATTGGCTCAACGCGCGCACTGCTTGACTACGCAGTCAAAAGTGAGGACGAGATATTTCTGGTGGCCACCGAAACTGGTATTCTGCACGAAATGAAAAAACGCGCGCCAAACAAACAATTTATTCCAGTGCTCTTCGAAGAAAAAAAAGGCTGCGCATGCAACGAGTGTCCCTACATGAAACTCAACACGCTCGAGAAACTCTACCTCTGCATGAAAAATCGCGCACCTGAACTGACCATGCCTGAAGACTTGCGTCTGCGCGCCTTGAAGCCATTGGAACGAATGCTGGAAATCTCTGCTTGA
- the aroQ gene encoding type II 3-dehydroquinate dehydratase: MPPLSLLILNGANLSRLGKREPQHYGTHTLQEINAQLCARFPDVHFEFFQSDCEGELITKLYDAEDSGKIDGVVLNAGAYTHYSLALRDAIAATRLPVVEVHLSNIYARERFRHVSVLSEVCIGVISGFGEESYALGILALQSYLKTPVRQGREISNQ; the protein is encoded by the coding sequence ATGCCGCCACTTTCTCTTCTCATCCTCAACGGAGCAAATCTGTCGCGCTTAGGCAAGCGTGAGCCTCAGCACTACGGCACGCACACGCTTCAAGAGATTAATGCGCAGCTTTGCGCTCGCTTTCCAGATGTGCACTTTGAATTTTTTCAGTCCGATTGCGAAGGCGAATTAATTACAAAACTTTACGATGCTGAAGATAGTGGTAAGATCGATGGTGTTGTACTCAATGCTGGTGCATACACGCACTACTCGCTGGCGTTGCGCGATGCCATTGCCGCCACTCGTCTGCCAGTTGTGGAAGTGCATCTCTCCAACATCTATGCTCGAGAACGTTTTCGGCACGTATCGGTCTTATCGGAAGTTTGTATCGGCGTCATCAGTGGCTTCGGAGAAGAAAGTTATGCTTTAGGTATTCTTGCTTTGCAAAGTTACCTTAAAACCCCCGTACGTCAAGGTAGAGAAATTTCAAATCAATGA
- the hslU gene encoding HslU--HslV peptidase ATPase subunit (heat shock protein involved in degradation of misfolded proteins) — protein MAQHLEQLTPHQIVRELDKYIVGQHEAKRSVAIALRNRYRRQKVTGPLRDEIMPNNIIMIGPTGVGKTEISRRLAKLAGAPFIKVEASKFTEVGYVGRDVESMIRDLTDLAVNMVRQEKSIEVKEKAVQLVEERLLDILLPPASNQPIGFTKDGEPEHEIDAESESEARLNNRSREKMRERLRAGKLEDRTVEIELSSDNMPTMQIFGPFGPMEDLGGMVQDLIGGLPKKRKKRRVTIAEARTLLEQEEIQKLIDMDAVVKEAIQRVEETGIVFIDEIDKIASAGGASGRGPDVSREGVQRDLLPIVEGSNVMTKYGMVRTDHILFIASGAFHVSKPSDLIPELQGRFPIRVELKSLTESDFVKILTQPENALIKQYSALLKTEGVELEFSEDGIHAIACTAAEVNESVENIGARRLHTIMTTLLEDLMFDVPEHLPNKKIVVNKEMVESRLSKIAKDRDLSRYIL, from the coding sequence ATGGCACAGCATTTAGAGCAACTGACACCACACCAAATTGTCCGAGAACTCGACAAGTATATTGTCGGACAACACGAAGCCAAACGCTCGGTGGCAATTGCACTGCGCAATCGCTACCGGCGCCAGAAGGTAACTGGACCGCTGCGCGATGAAATCATGCCCAACAACATTATCATGATTGGTCCTACAGGCGTTGGCAAAACTGAAATCTCACGTCGCTTAGCCAAACTTGCAGGCGCACCGTTCATCAAAGTCGAAGCCTCGAAATTTACTGAGGTCGGCTACGTCGGGCGCGACGTCGAATCCATGATTCGTGATTTGACTGACCTTGCCGTCAATATGGTACGACAAGAAAAGTCGATTGAGGTCAAAGAAAAAGCAGTTCAGCTTGTCGAAGAGCGTTTGCTCGACATTCTTTTGCCTCCTGCATCCAATCAGCCAATCGGATTTACGAAAGATGGTGAGCCTGAACATGAGATAGATGCGGAAAGTGAGTCAGAAGCTCGTCTGAATAATCGCAGTCGTGAGAAAATGCGTGAGCGCTTACGCGCCGGCAAGCTCGAAGATCGCACCGTCGAAATCGAACTTTCTTCTGACAATATGCCCACTATGCAGATTTTCGGTCCCTTCGGTCCGATGGAAGACCTTGGCGGCATGGTACAAGATCTGATTGGCGGGCTTCCAAAAAAGCGCAAGAAACGCCGCGTTACGATTGCCGAAGCGCGCACACTCTTGGAACAAGAAGAAATCCAAAAGCTCATTGATATGGACGCCGTCGTCAAAGAAGCAATTCAGCGCGTTGAGGAAACCGGCATCGTCTTCATTGATGAAATCGATAAAATTGCCTCGGCAGGCGGCGCCAGCGGCAGAGGTCCTGATGTTAGCCGTGAGGGCGTTCAACGTGACTTGCTCCCCATTGTTGAAGGCTCTAACGTGATGACCAAATACGGCATGGTACGCACTGACCATATTCTTTTTATCGCCTCTGGTGCGTTTCATGTCTCTAAGCCTTCAGACTTAATTCCTGAACTTCAAGGTCGTTTTCCGATTCGCGTCGAACTGAAAAGTTTGACAGAGAGCGATTTTGTCAAAATTCTCACGCAGCCTGAAAATGCGCTGATTAAGCAATACAGCGCCCTACTCAAAACCGAAGGTGTCGAGCTTGAGTTTTCTGAAGATGGTATTCACGCTATTGCCTGCACCGCCGCCGAAGTCAATGAGTCCGTTGAAAACATTGGTGCCCGTCGTCTGCACACGATTATGACGACGCTCTTAGAAGATTTGATGTTCGACGTGCCAGAACACTTGCCAAACAAGAAAATCGTCGTCAATAAAGAAATGGTGGAAAGCCGACTGAGCAAAATCGCTAAAGACCGTGACTTGAGCCGCTATATTCTTTAA
- a CDS encoding HslU--HslV peptidase proteolytic subunit encodes MRQYFQLHATTVIGVLRDGKAALGSDGQMTLGNTILKQSTSKVRRMLGGKILAGFAGATADALTLLERFDEKLQAHSGKVERAAVELAKDWRTDKYLRRLEAMLAVLSSDRALIISGTGDVIEPEDSIVAIGSGGMYALAAARAMLRSTDKDARSIVEESLKIASEICIYTNANIKVEEIC; translated from the coding sequence GTGAGACAGTATTTTCAACTTCACGCCACGACCGTGATTGGCGTGCTGCGAGATGGCAAAGCCGCTCTGGGCAGCGATGGACAGATGACGCTGGGCAATACAATCCTCAAGCAGTCGACGTCCAAAGTTCGGCGCATGCTCGGCGGTAAAATTTTGGCAGGCTTTGCTGGGGCAACTGCCGATGCGCTCACACTCTTAGAGCGGTTCGATGAAAAACTTCAAGCTCATAGCGGTAAAGTTGAGCGCGCGGCTGTCGAACTTGCCAAAGATTGGCGCACCGACAAATACTTGCGCCGTCTGGAAGCCATGCTTGCCGTGCTCAGCAGCGATCGTGCGCTTATCATCTCTGGCACAGGTGATGTGATTGAGCCAGAAGATAGCATCGTTGCCATTGGCAGCGGCGGCATGTATGCACTTGCAGCGGCGCGCGCTATGCTTCGTTCAACCGATAAAGATGCTCGCAGCATTGTCGAAGAGTCGCTTAAAATTGCATCGGAAATTTGCATTTATACTAACGCAAACATCAAAGTCGAGGAAATTTGCTGA
- the pbpC gene encoding penicillin-binding protein 1C codes for MKAAALTTRQALVMLVIAALPTLYILLPVSKSDIEQTRQHSLRIYDRNGLLLREVLSDEYALLQRVSLKDLPLYVRQAMLAIEDKNFYSHIGIDIGAVLRAAWQNVKAMQVVSGASTITQQTARLVLHAERGILQKVWTILFALRMELYLSKDEILEEYFNRVPFGNQTFGIAAASERYFQKSPSHLTLAEAALLAGLPQSPSRYNPFHSLAKAKKRQEEVLRRMLALGFITEHELLDALAQPINLLPAKQAFRAPHFVDALLAREVQRSKTQPQALYTTLDLPLQEACERYVREHLRQLRGHHVTNAAVVVMENRTGDILAMVGSADYFNAEIDGAYNAALAARQPGSALKPFTYALALEKGMSGSTILPDLPLSFRIIDRPNSEGISETFFPQNFDKKFHGPVRLRQALACSYNITAVKVMEYVGVENLYNLLRSLGFTTLTKEASHYGLGLTLGSSDVRLLEMVRAYSIFMRGGQWLPERWIVRRIEANGDTTDLAPAKPSQKRYLSPEVAYLIADILNDNAARRPAFGANSVLRFPFATLCKTGTTKDFRDNWTFGATEDFTVGVWVGNFDGTPMQNISGVDGAGPILRDVFMHLFKTYPDKQGFQKSEFDMPATMKVRKVCPLSGDLVCEHCPSAIEEKFVLNHLPKKRCTVHRRFKIDQRTGTLATANTPREFVQETLFEDYPPEYREWALAQHKPLPPQAFSTLDDSLRLAEEQSPHEPKITYPISEMIFACDKDLRTDFQAIVFKALVPRNAKKVEWILNDEKLGESSAMQPQWLWQIRSGTFRLQTVVDGQRSKPVAFTVIE; via the coding sequence ATGAAGGCAGCAGCATTGACAACTCGACAAGCACTTGTGATGCTTGTGATAGCAGCACTGCCTACACTTTACATTTTGCTACCAGTCTCAAAATCTGACATTGAGCAAACACGTCAGCATTCCTTGCGCATCTACGACCGCAATGGCTTGCTACTGCGCGAAGTTCTAAGCGATGAATATGCGCTCTTGCAGCGTGTTTCATTAAAAGACTTACCGCTCTATGTTCGCCAAGCCATGCTTGCCATTGAAGACAAAAATTTTTACTCACACATTGGCATTGATATTGGCGCAGTGCTGCGCGCCGCGTGGCAGAACGTCAAAGCCATGCAGGTTGTCTCTGGCGCAAGCACTATCACGCAGCAGACAGCTCGATTGGTTTTGCATGCCGAGCGTGGCATTCTGCAAAAGGTTTGGACAATACTCTTTGCACTGCGCATGGAACTCTATCTTTCCAAAGATGAAATCTTGGAAGAGTATTTCAATCGTGTGCCCTTCGGTAATCAAACTTTCGGCATTGCAGCGGCATCAGAGCGCTATTTTCAGAAATCGCCCTCGCACCTGACGCTGGCAGAAGCTGCACTACTAGCAGGCTTGCCGCAATCGCCCTCACGCTATAATCCATTTCACTCACTTGCAAAAGCAAAGAAGCGACAAGAAGAAGTGCTGCGTCGGATGTTAGCCTTAGGATTCATCACAGAACATGAGTTGCTCGATGCGCTGGCACAACCAATTAACCTTTTGCCTGCAAAACAAGCCTTTCGTGCGCCACATTTCGTCGATGCGCTGCTTGCGCGTGAAGTGCAACGCTCTAAGACACAACCGCAAGCACTCTACACAACACTCGACTTGCCACTGCAAGAAGCCTGTGAGCGGTATGTGCGTGAGCATTTACGGCAATTGCGAGGACATCATGTAACGAACGCTGCGGTTGTGGTGATGGAAAATCGCACGGGGGATATTTTAGCGATGGTGGGCTCGGCTGATTACTTTAACGCAGAGATTGATGGGGCATATAACGCTGCACTTGCGGCGCGTCAGCCCGGTTCGGCGCTCAAACCTTTTACCTATGCACTCGCACTCGAGAAAGGCATGAGCGGCTCTACAATTTTACCCGACTTGCCACTGTCTTTCCGCATCATCGACCGCCCGAACAGTGAAGGCATATCTGAAACCTTTTTCCCACAAAACTTTGACAAGAAATTTCATGGACCTGTGCGTCTGCGCCAAGCGCTGGCATGTTCCTACAACATCACCGCAGTAAAAGTTATGGAATATGTTGGCGTAGAAAATCTTTACAACTTGCTCCGCTCACTTGGTTTTACAACACTCACTAAAGAAGCCAGCCATTACGGTTTAGGACTCACGCTGGGCAGCAGCGACGTGCGGCTGTTAGAAATGGTGCGCGCCTATTCGATTTTCATGCGTGGCGGTCAGTGGCTGCCAGAGCGATGGATCGTGCGTCGCATCGAAGCAAATGGCGATACGACAGACTTAGCGCCTGCAAAGCCGAGCCAAAAGCGATATCTTTCGCCGGAGGTTGCGTATCTCATCGCAGATATTCTAAACGATAATGCGGCACGCCGACCAGCGTTCGGAGCAAACTCTGTCCTGCGATTTCCCTTTGCCACACTCTGTAAAACAGGTACCACGAAAGACTTCCGAGATAATTGGACATTTGGCGCAACAGAAGATTTCACCGTTGGCGTTTGGGTCGGTAATTTTGATGGCACACCGATGCAGAACATTTCTGGAGTCGATGGTGCAGGTCCAATCCTACGCGATGTCTTCATGCACCTCTTCAAGACCTACCCTGACAAACAAGGCTTTCAGAAAAGCGAGTTTGATATGCCAGCTACGATGAAAGTGCGCAAGGTGTGCCCGCTCTCTGGCGACCTTGTGTGCGAACACTGTCCAAGCGCCATTGAAGAAAAGTTTGTCTTGAATCATTTACCTAAAAAGCGATGCACTGTGCATCGACGCTTTAAGATTGATCAGCGAACAGGGACACTAGCGACAGCAAACACGCCACGAGAGTTTGTTCAAGAGACTTTGTTTGAAGACTATCCGCCCGAATATCGAGAATGGGCACTGGCACAGCATAAGCCCCTGCCACCGCAAGCATTTTCCACGCTTGACGATTCACTACGTCTGGCAGAAGAGCAATCGCCGCACGAACCCAAAATCACCTACCCGATTTCAGAGATGATATTTGCGTGCGATAAAGATTTGCGCACAGACTTTCAGGCAATTGTCTTCAAGGCACTTGTGCCAAGAAATGCAAAAAAAGTAGAGTGGATTCTCAATGATGAAAAGTTGGGCGAAAGCAGTGCTATGCAACCGCAGTGGCTCTGGCAAATTCGCTCAGGGACGTTTCGACTGCAAACCGTTGTCGACGGACAGCGCAGTAAGCCCGTTGCCTTTACTGTAATCGAATAG